In Rhodobacteraceae bacterium LMO-JJ12, a single window of DNA contains:
- the msrA gene encoding peptide-methionine (S)-S-oxide reductase MsrA: MSEGKHERAVLAGGCFWGMQDLIRKMPGVVSTRVGYTGGDVPNATYGNHGTHAEAIEITFEPETISYRQLLEFFFQIHDPSTPNRQGNDRGMSYRSAIYYTSDEQKAVAQDTIGDVDASGLWPGRVVTEVEPVSDFWEAEPEHQDYLERVPNGYTCHYVRPGWVLPKRDAAE; the protein is encoded by the coding sequence ATGAGCGAAGGAAAACACGAGCGTGCGGTTCTGGCGGGCGGCTGTTTCTGGGGTATGCAGGATCTGATCCGCAAAATGCCGGGGGTTGTCAGCACGCGGGTCGGGTATACTGGCGGCGATGTGCCAAATGCCACTTATGGCAATCATGGCACCCATGCCGAAGCGATTGAAATCACCTTTGAACCTGAAACCATCAGCTATCGACAACTGCTGGAGTTTTTCTTTCAGATACATGACCCGAGCACGCCGAACCGGCAGGGCAATGATCGCGGTATGTCGTATCGCTCGGCCATTTATTACACCTCGGACGAGCAGAAGGCGGTGGCGCAAGACACGATTGGCGATGTTGATGCCTCGGGTCTGTGGCCCGGCAGGGTGGTGACCGAGGTGGAACCGGTGAGCGATTTTTGGGAGGCGGAGCCGGAGCATCAGGATTATCTTGAGCGTGTTCCCAATGGCTATACCTGCCATTATGTGCGCCCGGGGTGGGTTTTGCCAAAGCGCGACGCTGCGGAATAG
- the msrB gene encoding peptide-methionine (R)-S-oxide reductase MsrB yields MKYAKTDEAIARLTPEQYRVTQESGTERPWSGELNENKAAGIYVDVVSGEPLFASADKFESGCGWPSFTKPIEPAHVVEHRDMTHGMIRTEVRSTHGDSHLGHVFPDGPVDRGGLRYCINSASLRFIAREEMEAEGYGDYLDQVEDVT; encoded by the coding sequence AGAGCAATACCGGGTGACGCAGGAGAGCGGCACCGAGCGGCCATGGTCGGGTGAGTTGAACGAAAACAAGGCGGCTGGCATCTATGTCGATGTCGTCTCGGGCGAGCCGTTGTTTGCTTCGGCTGACAAGTTTGAAAGCGGTTGCGGCTGGCCCAGCTTTACCAAGCCGATCGAGCCCGCGCATGTGGTTGAGCATCGCGATATGACCCACGGGATGATCCGCACTGAAGTACGCTCGACCCATGGTGACAGTCATCTGGGGCATGTTTTTCCCGATGGGCCGGTCGACCGGGGGGGATTGCGCTATTGTATCAACTCGGCCAGCCTGCGGTTCATTGCGCGCGAGGAGATGGAGGCAGAAGGCTATGGCGACTATCTTGATCAGGTGGAGGACGTGACATGA